The proteins below come from a single Kitasatospora sp. NBC_00315 genomic window:
- the pglX gene encoding BREX-2 system adenine-specific DNA-methyltransferase PglX, which yields MIDRKSKALLADLIKQVKAVETDLGAQAKAVEDVRVKLRGEYDLARKLGRTAATWTSWLDERITQVAVAWVLGTVFVRFCEDNELVPEPFLTGASDERRDLALERYAAYVDEDADPTYRGWLERAFAELGAGQAGKLLFDRRHNPLFQIPLSHDGARALVEFWRGRDQAGVLVHDFTDQLNEDGTEGWDTRFLGDLYQDLSAAARKTFALLQTPEFVEEFILDRAMDPAVREFGYEGLKMIDPTCGSGHFVLGAFWRLVKLWGEAQPGLDRYERVQAALDSVHGVDINPFAVAIARFRLLVAAMSAAGVRTLAEAGKFDWPIHLAVGDSLIKARQLELTLLGEESGDELAEFAYATEDVQEHPGILEQGRYHVVVGNPPYITVKDKKLNALYRDLYKSCTGPYALSVPFAERFFQLAKAQAGANGSSYGYVGQITSNSFMKREAGKRLIDEFFAHKVELTEVIDTSGAHVPEHGTPTVVLIGRPNSGTHRETIRTVRGVQGEPSVPDGDSIGLVWRAIIDQIDHPGSSGKWVSVDDLDRNRYFGKQPWILADGGLELVEEIEKAGRMRLRAAISPPVGRAIRSGADDAYTRPFRPSYLDNSKSKGLRPLLTGEDVRDWDANPKELIWYPYAPSLDREVLMRELWPVRHVLEIRRTFQGDMAAAGLAWWAYMQHTASAYGTPLSIAFSFVSTHNHFALDQGGTVFNQKSPVIKLNENANLEDHIHLLGLLNSSTACFWLKQVCFDRGHGGVGGGIASEGWEKYYEFTGSALERFPLPEGSPTPTSTSLNMLAGELANTSPSALTSAGHAAPTSASLRKARERWSVIRGQMIAIQEELDWQVYSLYHLHADELRAPETGVPELALGERAFEILLARRLKNGEASDEWFKRHGSTPITDLPAHWPDTYRAVVQKRIEAIETSRAIGMMERPEYKRRWASEGWDVLQEKALRSWLLAHIETREYWLQDEQPTLLTRAQLADALSHDEDFVSVAEIYTPRKELATVVADLLSDENVPFLPPLRYKPSGLKKRADWEHVWDLQRQEDAAMDEPAKRKIRDSIPVPPKYTSADFLRPSYWRARGKLDVPKERFISYSSTTGGTPDLYGWAGWDHREQAQALTTYFTNNDFTTEELTPFLAGLLELQPWLTQWHGEFDAMYGGSPADFFAGYRSQIQGEHGLTDDDLRAWRPTPARRGRTTKN from the coding sequence GTGATCGACCGCAAGAGCAAGGCTCTGTTGGCCGACCTGATCAAACAGGTCAAGGCGGTCGAGACCGATCTTGGCGCCCAGGCCAAGGCCGTCGAGGACGTGCGGGTCAAGCTGCGCGGCGAATACGACCTCGCGCGCAAGCTCGGTCGTACGGCGGCGACATGGACTTCGTGGCTGGACGAGCGCATCACGCAGGTGGCCGTCGCGTGGGTGCTGGGCACGGTCTTCGTGCGGTTCTGCGAGGACAACGAGCTGGTCCCGGAGCCGTTCCTGACCGGCGCGTCGGACGAGCGGCGCGACCTGGCGCTGGAGCGGTACGCGGCGTACGTGGACGAGGACGCCGACCCGACGTATCGCGGCTGGCTGGAGCGGGCGTTCGCGGAGTTGGGCGCAGGGCAGGCCGGAAAGTTGCTGTTCGACCGGCGGCACAACCCGCTGTTCCAGATTCCGTTGTCACACGACGGCGCGCGGGCGCTGGTCGAGTTCTGGCGTGGACGGGACCAGGCCGGTGTGCTGGTCCACGACTTCACGGACCAGCTGAACGAAGACGGCACGGAGGGGTGGGACACCCGCTTCCTGGGCGACCTGTACCAGGACCTCTCGGCGGCAGCACGGAAGACGTTCGCACTGCTCCAGACACCGGAGTTCGTGGAGGAATTCATCCTCGACCGGGCGATGGACCCGGCTGTACGAGAGTTCGGGTACGAGGGCCTGAAGATGATCGACCCCACGTGTGGGTCGGGCCACTTCGTGCTGGGTGCCTTCTGGCGACTGGTGAAGCTGTGGGGCGAGGCCCAGCCCGGGCTCGACCGGTACGAACGGGTACAGGCCGCGCTGGACTCGGTGCATGGAGTGGACATCAACCCGTTCGCGGTGGCCATCGCACGCTTCCGACTGCTGGTCGCGGCGATGTCGGCGGCCGGGGTGCGGACGCTGGCTGAGGCTGGCAAGTTCGACTGGCCGATTCACCTGGCGGTGGGTGACTCTCTGATCAAGGCGCGGCAGCTCGAACTGACGCTGCTGGGCGAAGAGTCGGGCGACGAGCTGGCGGAGTTCGCATACGCAACGGAGGACGTGCAGGAGCATCCGGGGATTCTGGAGCAAGGGCGCTACCACGTGGTGGTGGGGAACCCGCCTTACATCACGGTCAAGGACAAGAAGCTCAACGCGCTATATCGGGATCTGTACAAGTCGTGCACAGGACCGTACGCACTCTCTGTTCCATTTGCTGAGCGATTCTTCCAGCTAGCTAAGGCTCAAGCCGGGGCAAACGGGAGTTCCTACGGCTACGTTGGGCAGATTACTTCCAATTCCTTCATGAAGCGCGAAGCCGGGAAGCGACTCATCGATGAGTTCTTTGCACACAAAGTGGAGCTCACGGAAGTCATCGACACATCAGGTGCGCATGTCCCCGAACATGGGACGCCGACGGTAGTTTTGATTGGACGGCCAAATAGTGGCACCCACCGCGAAACCATCCGCACGGTTCGTGGCGTGCAAGGTGAACCGTCCGTTCCAGACGGCGACTCGATCGGGCTAGTGTGGCGCGCAATCATTGACCAAATCGATCACCCGGGCTCGAGCGGCAAATGGGTGTCAGTTGATGATCTCGATCGAAATAGATACTTCGGCAAGCAGCCATGGATCCTGGCCGATGGCGGGCTCGAACTGGTTGAAGAAATCGAGAAAGCCGGACGCATGAGGCTGAGAGCTGCCATCTCTCCCCCAGTGGGTCGCGCTATCCGATCAGGCGCAGACGATGCGTACACTCGACCATTTCGGCCGAGTTATTTGGATAATTCAAAATCAAAGGGCCTTCGGCCGCTACTGACGGGCGAAGATGTTCGAGACTGGGATGCAAATCCAAAGGAACTAATTTGGTATCCGTACGCGCCTTCACTAGATAGAGAAGTGCTGATGCGCGAACTCTGGCCCGTCAGGCATGTTCTGGAAATCCGGCGAACCTTCCAAGGGGACATGGCGGCCGCTGGACTCGCATGGTGGGCCTACATGCAGCATACGGCTTCAGCATACGGCACGCCCCTTTCGATTGCATTTTCATTCGTCTCAACACACAACCACTTTGCCCTCGACCAAGGCGGCACAGTATTCAATCAGAAATCTCCAGTAATCAAGCTTAATGAAAATGCAAATCTTGAAGACCATATTCACCTACTCGGCCTTCTGAATAGCTCCACAGCTTGCTTCTGGTTGAAGCAGGTCTGCTTCGACCGCGGCCACGGAGGGGTTGGCGGTGGCATCGCCAGCGAAGGCTGGGAGAAGTACTATGAATTCACGGGATCCGCCCTAGAGAGGTTCCCTCTTCCGGAAGGATCGCCCACTCCAACCTCTACCAGCCTCAACATGCTCGCCGGGGAGCTTGCCAACACATCTCCCTCCGCTCTGACTTCAGCTGGCCACGCTGCGCCCACCTCAGCGTCGCTTCGCAAGGCACGCGAGAGATGGTCAGTAATTCGTGGTCAGATGATCGCTATCCAGGAAGAGTTGGACTGGCAGGTCTACTCTCTCTACCACCTGCATGCCGATGAACTTCGCGCACCCGAAACTGGCGTTCCCGAACTCGCGCTCGGCGAGCGGGCATTCGAGATCCTGCTCGCCCGCCGTCTCAAGAACGGCGAGGCCTCAGACGAATGGTTTAAGCGGCACGGCTCCACACCCATCACCGATCTACCCGCCCACTGGCCCGACACCTATAGGGCCGTCGTCCAGAAGCGCATTGAGGCGATTGAGACCTCCCGCGCGATCGGTATGATGGAGCGGCCTGAGTACAAGCGCCGGTGGGCGAGCGAGGGTTGGGACGTACTACAAGAGAAGGCCCTGCGTTCCTGGCTGCTCGCCCACATTGAGACCCGCGAGTACTGGCTCCAGGACGAACAACCCACCCTCCTCACGCGCGCCCAACTCGCCGACGCGCTTTCCCATGACGAGGACTTCGTCTCAGTCGCCGAGATCTACACTCCCCGGAAGGAACTCGCGACTGTCGTCGCCGACCTCCTCAGCGACGAGAACGTGCCATTCCTCCCTCCCCTGCGATACAAGCCGTCTGGGCTGAAGAAGCGTGCTGACTGGGAGCACGTATGGGACCTCCAGCGCCAGGAAGACGCGGCCATGGACGAGCCGGCCAAGCGGAAAATCCGGGACTCGATCCCCGTGCCGCCGAAGTACACCTCGGCTGACTTCCTCAGGCCGTCCTACTGGCGGGCCCGGGGCAAGCTCGACGTGCCCAAGGAGCGGTTCATCTCCTACTCGTCCACCACTGGCGGCACGCCTGACCTTTACGGCTGGGCCGGCTGGGACCACCGCGAGCAGGCGCAGGCCCTCACCACGTACTTCACCAACAACGACTTCACCACCGAGGAGTTGACCCCGTTCCTCGCGGGTCTGCTGGAGCTCCAGCCCTGGCTCACCCAGTGGCACGGTGAGTTCGACGCGATGTACGGCGGCTCCCCCGCCGACTTCTTCGCCGGCTACCGCTCGCAGATCCAGGGCGAGCACGGCCTGACCGACGACGACCTGCGGGCCTGGCGTCCGACGCCCGCCCGCCGTGGCCGCACCACCAAGAACTGA
- a CDS encoding DUF397 domain-containing protein yields MSRSELVSPFKKSSYSGQGGECVEAARTVAKGQAVRDSKDPEGPMLLFSADAWSAFVAGIKAGEFPAGC; encoded by the coding sequence GTGAGTCGATCCGAGCTTGTGAGTCCGTTCAAGAAGTCGTCCTACTCAGGCCAGGGAGGCGAATGCGTGGAAGCGGCCCGCACTGTTGCGAAGGGGCAGGCAGTCCGTGACTCCAAGGATCCGGAAGGCCCGATGCTGCTCTTCTCAGCTGACGCTTGGTCGGCGTTCGTGGCTGGGATCAAGGCCGGGGAGTTCCCCGCAGGCTGCTGA
- a CDS encoding helix-turn-helix domain-containing protein, which yields MRSRRLGAALRTYRQAAGLDQADAAEKLMASVAKVSRMESGKVTSRPVEVRLLLDLYGVESAEERDRLESLARESNRRGWWLDHRGTVSENYASYIELESDATHIVAWQLALIPGLLQTPGFTLEVLDANPAVVPSENREEFVKVREARQRRIESGQVRLTAIMWEPAVTAPMLQADVHRDQLHHLLRVARLPNVTIQILPLSAGSAARVAGPFTGMSFGQDPALEAVSFESFSNLVVVEAAEELAGYAYALDTLRSAALTPEQTMAFITKTIRKIPNDNGKEEHE from the coding sequence GTGCGCAGCCGACGGCTCGGCGCTGCCCTTCGGACGTATCGTCAGGCGGCAGGCCTGGACCAGGCAGATGCCGCCGAGAAGCTGATGGCTTCCGTCGCGAAGGTGTCCCGGATGGAATCCGGCAAGGTGACGTCCCGCCCCGTGGAGGTCCGTCTGCTGCTGGACCTGTACGGCGTGGAGAGCGCCGAGGAGCGAGATCGTCTTGAGTCGCTTGCGCGTGAGAGCAACCGACGTGGGTGGTGGCTCGATCACAGAGGCACGGTGAGTGAAAACTATGCCTCCTACATCGAGTTGGAGAGCGACGCGACGCACATAGTGGCCTGGCAACTCGCACTCATCCCCGGGCTGCTGCAAACTCCCGGTTTCACGCTGGAGGTGCTCGACGCGAATCCGGCGGTGGTTCCCTCGGAGAACCGGGAGGAGTTCGTCAAGGTCCGGGAGGCCCGCCAGCGGCGAATCGAGAGCGGTCAGGTCAGATTGACGGCCATCATGTGGGAACCCGCAGTGACGGCTCCCATGTTGCAGGCCGACGTTCATCGGGACCAACTACACCACCTCTTGAGGGTCGCGAGGCTCCCGAACGTGACCATCCAGATTCTTCCGCTCTCGGCGGGAAGTGCAGCTCGGGTGGCAGGACCATTCACCGGCATGTCGTTTGGTCAGGATCCGGCACTTGAAGCGGTTTCCTTCGAGAGCTTCAGCAATCTCGTTGTCGTTGAGGCTGCCGAGGAGCTGGCAGGGTATGCCTACGCGCTCGACACGTTGAGGTCGGCTGCGTTGACACCTGAGCAGACCATGGCCTTCATCACGAAGACGATCCGGAAGATTCCGAACGATAACGGTAAGGAAGAGCACGAGTGA
- a CDS encoding ATP-binding protein produces the protein MPGILEKPPATTGDYSCWLPRHRRSGSAARRLLREFLGRLTDGGRYLWAGESVLTELVNNAVQHARTPQGRLVMVRFELRPGRLRVEVHDAGDTVPTLRTAQPDDEGGRGLWLVEQLSAGWGCCPREGGVGKFVWAAVAPENEDAA, from the coding sequence ATGCCCGGAATCCTGGAGAAGCCGCCCGCCACGACCGGCGACTACTCGTGCTGGTTGCCGCGTCACCGGAGATCAGGGAGCGCCGCCCGACGGCTGCTCCGCGAGTTCCTGGGCCGCCTGACCGACGGCGGGCGCTACCTCTGGGCGGGCGAGTCGGTGCTGACCGAGCTGGTCAACAACGCCGTCCAGCACGCCCGTACGCCGCAGGGCCGCCTCGTCATGGTGCGGTTCGAGCTGCGGCCGGGTCGACTGCGGGTCGAGGTCCACGACGCCGGCGACACCGTACCGACGCTGCGGACGGCGCAGCCCGACGACGAGGGCGGTCGCGGACTCTGGCTGGTCGAGCAACTGTCCGCCGGCTGGGGCTGCTGCCCGCGCGAGGGCGGGGTCGGCAAGTTCGTCTGGGCCGCCGTCGCACCTGAGAACGAGGACGCAGCGTGA
- a CDS encoding phage resistance protein produces the protein MATSPAQPPLLRDVIDIKPSISTSDFVLKLAEAVTEEGAAHALRDYVLTERLLENFDEALGLIKAALDGHTSKAAYLHGSFGSGKSHFMAVLHALLRGNRAALGRSDFDATLSRHDWLGAERKRFLLVPYHMLGAKSLEQRVLGGYVSHVKALHPEAPTPQVYRTDSLFKDVQHHRTQLGDEKFIAGLAGTGGTDADEDDEWGEGFAWNTALLDSALAAEQQDASEANLNIVSPTTPAELRAKLVHDAIAGWFPGFAQSAKEDEFGFISLDAGLSVIAAHAKSLGYDGLILFMDELILWLANRIHDQKFVSREADKITNFVEGADSRRAIPVVSFIARQRDLRELVGEEVSGAGETAIQDSLNLASGRFDKITLEDRNLPQIAHARLLEPKDDEAAEKLNAAFAKAKKVGPQVWDVLLGSEEGTTGADEESFRLTYPFSPAFMDTLVHISSALQRSRTGLKLMGQLLADHRDDARLEQLIPLGDLYPVIADGGDRPFVDSLKAEFQAADKLYRTKLRPFLLGESGITEEDIERYRNRQESITDAQLAQRCRNFTGDNRLMCTLLLSALAPSVPALRDLTIRRLGALNHGSVVSPIPGAEVGVITSKVSSWAARFAEIKETGTKANPGVRLELAGVDVDSVIANANVNDNPGNRRALVRRLLAEELGVETHDGRLDADELKLVWRGSNRSVEAVFGTIADPDNLPDHEFSPGFENSWRFVIGHPYSEGEYGPVDDANRVRELRARSGERRARTLAWIPTHLSTARFQDFRRLVTIDYALSDQRRFDTQYAGHLNADNRARAKALLEGQHESLTKTVKAALKQAYGLAEKKSADVELGFDDHFEPLPDVPNLRPGIGQPLHDAARHVAGKLLAHQYPAHPLFDRETGGVAVKPADAKAVFAHIRAAGEASDRRVEIPAKDRPLMKRIAGELRLGQQKEAYFELSTRWPEHFRREARTEGVTGDLTVIRLTEWLDRPEPMGLDPFLANLVIASFAELDDRVWVRGGGLLDPAPELTAIKSGDALRTQPLPDEAAWEEAGRRYERIFGKKPPTLRRSRIAGRFAADIVAAARSYQPHATNLVQELDKRAQLLGLDDTDATGRLALARRSLDLLDALVAADKGPATGSGAAKQVISVLAGFDLGTVNAERYGTSVKQAEEVASALARAAWDMLKLAPNYGAAGQVVLAELQGAAQVDQSTSNLPKALNDARRAIVEVFDRAQAAATPPAPAVPVTPPAPAPRADDTDLATPTSDPRVPTEPGTATRTRRSGGSRTTAARAVAELRSELDELARREPDATIEITWRVVE, from the coding sequence ATGGCCACCAGCCCGGCCCAGCCTCCCCTTCTCCGCGATGTCATCGACATCAAGCCGTCCATCTCCACCTCCGACTTCGTCCTGAAACTCGCCGAGGCGGTCACCGAGGAGGGCGCCGCCCACGCGCTCAGGGACTACGTCCTCACCGAGCGACTGCTGGAGAACTTCGACGAGGCCCTCGGCCTGATCAAGGCCGCCCTGGACGGGCACACCTCCAAGGCCGCCTACCTGCACGGCTCGTTCGGTTCCGGTAAGTCGCACTTCATGGCCGTCCTGCACGCCCTGCTCCGGGGCAACCGGGCGGCGCTCGGGCGCAGCGATTTCGACGCCACGCTGAGCAGGCACGACTGGCTGGGTGCGGAACGCAAGAGGTTCCTGCTGGTGCCGTACCACATGCTCGGCGCGAAGTCCCTGGAGCAGCGCGTCCTCGGCGGCTACGTCTCGCACGTGAAGGCGCTGCACCCGGAGGCTCCCACCCCGCAGGTGTACCGCACCGACTCGCTCTTCAAGGACGTCCAGCACCACCGCACCCAGCTCGGGGACGAGAAGTTCATCGCGGGCCTCGCGGGCACCGGCGGCACGGACGCCGACGAGGACGACGAGTGGGGCGAGGGCTTCGCCTGGAACACGGCCCTGCTCGACTCCGCCCTCGCAGCGGAGCAGCAGGACGCCTCCGAGGCCAACCTGAACATCGTCAGCCCCACGACCCCCGCCGAGCTGCGCGCCAAGCTCGTCCACGACGCCATCGCGGGCTGGTTCCCGGGGTTCGCGCAGAGTGCGAAGGAGGACGAGTTCGGCTTCATCTCACTGGACGCCGGCCTCTCCGTGATCGCTGCGCACGCCAAGTCGCTCGGCTACGACGGCCTGATCCTCTTCATGGACGAGCTGATCCTCTGGCTCGCCAACCGGATCCACGACCAGAAGTTCGTCTCCCGCGAGGCCGACAAGATCACCAACTTCGTGGAGGGCGCCGACTCCCGGCGCGCCATCCCGGTGGTCTCGTTCATCGCCCGCCAGCGCGATCTGCGCGAATTGGTCGGCGAGGAGGTGTCCGGCGCGGGCGAGACCGCCATCCAGGACAGCCTCAACCTGGCGTCCGGCCGGTTCGACAAGATCACCCTGGAGGACCGCAACCTCCCACAGATCGCCCACGCCCGCCTGCTCGAGCCGAAGGACGACGAGGCGGCCGAGAAGCTGAACGCGGCCTTTGCCAAGGCCAAGAAGGTCGGCCCGCAGGTCTGGGACGTCCTGCTCGGCTCCGAGGAGGGCACCACCGGCGCGGACGAGGAGTCGTTCCGCCTCACCTACCCCTTCTCCCCCGCGTTCATGGACACCCTCGTCCACATCTCCTCCGCCCTCCAGCGCTCCCGCACCGGTCTGAAGCTGATGGGCCAGCTGCTCGCCGACCACCGTGACGACGCCCGGCTCGAACAGCTGATCCCGCTCGGCGACCTCTACCCCGTCATCGCGGACGGCGGCGACAGGCCGTTCGTCGACAGCCTGAAGGCCGAGTTCCAGGCCGCCGACAAGCTGTACCGGACCAAACTGCGGCCCTTCCTCCTCGGTGAGAGCGGGATCACCGAGGAGGACATCGAGCGCTACCGGAACCGGCAGGAAAGCATCACCGACGCGCAACTCGCCCAACGCTGCCGTAACTTCACCGGCGACAACCGGCTGATGTGCACTCTGCTGCTCTCCGCGCTCGCGCCCAGCGTCCCCGCCCTGCGCGACCTGACGATCCGGCGGCTGGGCGCGCTCAACCACGGCTCGGTGGTCTCGCCGATCCCGGGCGCCGAGGTCGGCGTCATCACGTCGAAGGTCTCCAGCTGGGCCGCCCGGTTCGCCGAGATCAAGGAGACCGGCACCAAGGCCAACCCCGGTGTCCGGCTCGAACTGGCCGGCGTCGACGTGGACTCCGTCATCGCCAACGCCAACGTCAACGACAACCCGGGCAACCGGCGCGCCCTGGTCCGCCGGCTGCTGGCCGAGGAGCTGGGCGTCGAGACGCACGACGGCCGGCTCGACGCCGACGAGCTGAAGCTCGTCTGGCGCGGGTCCAACCGCTCGGTGGAGGCCGTCTTCGGGACCATCGCCGACCCGGACAACCTGCCCGACCACGAGTTCAGCCCCGGCTTCGAGAACAGCTGGCGCTTCGTCATCGGCCACCCCTACAGCGAGGGCGAGTACGGGCCGGTCGACGACGCCAACCGGGTCCGGGAGCTGCGCGCGCGGTCCGGCGAGCGCCGCGCCCGGACGCTGGCCTGGATTCCCACCCATCTGTCCACCGCGCGCTTCCAGGACTTCCGCCGTCTGGTCACCATCGACTACGCGCTCAGCGACCAGCGCCGCTTCGACACCCAGTACGCGGGGCACCTGAACGCCGACAACCGGGCCCGGGCCAAGGCCCTGCTCGAGGGCCAGCACGAGTCGCTCACCAAGACGGTGAAGGCCGCCCTCAAGCAGGCGTACGGCCTGGCGGAGAAGAAGAGCGCCGACGTCGAGCTCGGCTTCGACGACCACTTCGAGCCGCTGCCCGACGTGCCGAACCTGCGCCCGGGCATCGGACAGCCGCTCCACGACGCCGCCCGGCACGTAGCCGGCAAGCTGCTCGCCCACCAGTACCCGGCCCATCCCCTCTTCGACCGGGAAACCGGCGGTGTCGCCGTCAAGCCGGCCGACGCCAAGGCCGTCTTCGCCCACATCCGGGCCGCCGGCGAGGCCAGCGACCGGCGGGTCGAGATCCCTGCCAAGGACCGCCCGTTGATGAAGCGGATCGCCGGGGAGCTCCGCCTCGGTCAGCAGAAGGAGGCGTACTTCGAGCTCTCCACCCGCTGGCCCGAGCACTTCCGCCGGGAGGCCAGGACCGAAGGCGTCACCGGTGACCTCACCGTCATCCGCCTGACCGAGTGGCTGGACCGGCCCGAACCGATGGGCCTGGACCCGTTCCTCGCCAACCTGGTCATCGCCTCCTTCGCCGAACTCGACGACCGGGTCTGGGTCCGGGGTGGCGGCCTGCTCGACCCGGCACCCGAACTCACCGCGATCAAGTCGGGCGACGCCCTGCGCACCCAGCCGCTGCCCGACGAGGCCGCCTGGGAGGAGGCCGGCCGCCGCTACGAGCGGATCTTCGGCAAGAAGCCGCCGACCCTGCGCCGCAGCCGGATCGCGGGCCGCTTCGCCGCCGACATCGTGGCCGCCGCCCGCAGCTACCAGCCGCACGCCACCAACCTCGTCCAGGAGCTCGACAAGCGCGCCCAACTGCTCGGCTTGGACGACACCGACGCCACCGGCCGGCTCGCCCTGGCCAGGCGATCCCTCGACCTGCTGGACGCGCTGGTCGCCGCCGACAAGGGCCCGGCCACGGGGTCGGGCGCGGCCAAGCAGGTCATCAGTGTGCTCGCCGGCTTCGATCTCGGCACCGTCAACGCCGAGCGCTACGGCACGTCCGTCAAGCAGGCCGAGGAGGTCGCCTCGGCCCTCGCCAGGGCCGCCTGGGACATGCTGAAGCTCGCCCCCAACTACGGCGCCGCAGGTCAGGTCGTCCTGGCGGAACTGCAGGGTGCGGCCCAGGTGGACCAGAGCACCAGCAACCTGCCGAAGGCACTGAACGACGCCCGACGCGCCATCGTCGAGGTCTTCGACCGCGCCCAGGCCGCCGCGACTCCTCCGGCGCCCGCCGTGCCGGTGACCCCGCCTGCGCCCGCCCCGCGCGCCGACGACACCGATCTGGCCACGCCCACCAGCGACCCCCGGGTGCCGACCGAGCCGGGCACCGCCACCCGTACCCGCCGCTCCGGCGGCAGCCGGACCACCGCGGCCCGGGCCGTCGCCGAACTCCGCTCCGAACTGGACGAGCTGGCCAGGCGGGAGCCCGACGCCACCATCGAGATCACCTGGCGGGTCGTGGAATGA